A single Acropora palmata chromosome 5, jaAcrPala1.3, whole genome shotgun sequence DNA region contains:
- the LOC141881214 gene encoding uncharacterized protein LOC141881214 has translation MDIIIMIILGITGGVMIATVAASGIYYSYRLKKDKEKEKSSAVVRRSARNESESFLLYQDESLVDFDSIPVQPETRRPIRSPDDVYPPLRVEEQDDYLLSNLDMDFSNISVIPPEDEIERKGCLEFTLHYYQLSSTLTLTLIRLGDLPLRADTSMPPDPLVEFEVKYAHDGKIRSELYQSTCNPHLYESFRFEVPVNDLGNQTLTFKVIDMMKTNIPEPPPPPPPPPPPEEGNKKKKKKEEPPPPPPPPPPPPPPPPTLIGFVTVPLASVAMKKLLADTEITILRDVIMLKPRRSSLEKVDTTGDETMASTTGTFICEEETESAVAGDEEKKDEEKETIEEEGEEEGKEDEEEIVERDEPDTSQVEKPAVEPVLPKRPSVTFSREVDSEISGPALLISLAYLKSSEKLTVIVMKAKNLRPVGKSKNPDPLVKVYLKMGDKKLKKRSTLVKKHDVPPVWNEAFSFAIPHRILHKIEVLFQMKHISERGKKSLIGKVVIGSTSNDEAVDHWNGMLTSATSVARWHQLEEELSSAKKTKQKAN, from the exons ATGGACATCATTATTATGATAATTCTTGGCATTACCGGAGGCGTCATGATCGCTACAGTAGCTGCTTCTGGTATTTACTACTCTTATCGATTAAAGaaggacaaagaaaaggaaaaatcaagCGCTGTTGTCAGACGTTCTGCCCGGAATGAATCAGAGTCATTCTTGTTGTATCAAGACGAATCTTTGGTGGATTTTGATAGTATTCCTGTGCAACCAGAAACTAGAAGGCCAATCAG GTCACCTGATGATGTCTACCCACCGCTAAGAGTGGAGGAGCAAGATGACTACCTATTAAGCAATTTGGACATGGACTTCAGCAACATTTCGGTTATACCACCG GAGGATGAAATAGAAAGGAAAGGATGCCTAGAATTCACCTTGCACTATTATCAGTTGAG CTCAACGTTGACATTGACATTAATCCGCCTCGGAGATCTTCCTCTTCGTGCGGATACAAGCATGCCACCAGATCCATTGGTTGAGTTTGAAGTTAAATACGCACATGATGGCAAAATAAGATCTGAACTGTATCAATCGACCTGTAATCCACACCTATACGAGAGCTTCCGCTTTGAAGTCCCCGTCAATGATCTTGGCAATCAAACTCTGACATTCAAAGTGATTGAtatgatgaaaacaaatatacCGGAACCACCCCCTCCGCCTCCGCCTCCACCTCCACCGGAAgaaggaaataaaaagaaaaagaagaaagaggaacctcctcccccaccccctccaCCACCACCTCcaccacccccaccccccacgCTTATAGGTTTTGTAACGGTTCCCTTGGCCAGTGTGGCtatgaaaaaattattagcTGATACTGAGATAACAATACTTCGTGACGTAATAATGCTGAAACCCAGGCGCAGCTCGTTAGAGAAAGTCGACACTACTGGGGACGAGACTATGGCATCCACCACAGGAACATTTATTTGTGAGGAAGAGACAGAGAGTGCGGTGGCGGGAgatgaagagaaaaaagatgaagaaaaagaaaccatcGAAGAAGAGGGGGAGGAAGAGGggaaagaagacgaagaagaaatcGTGGAACGGGATGAGCCAGACACCTCTCAG GTGGAGAAGCCAGCAGTCGAACCAGTCCTTCCGAAGCGTCCCTCGGTCACCTTTTCCCGAGAGGTAGACTCGGAAATCTCTGGGCCTGCTTTATTGATTTCACTAGCATACTTGAAGTCGTCTGAAAAACTCACAGTCATAGTTATGAAGGCAAAGAATTTAAGGCCAGTAGGGAAAAGCAAAAACCCCG ATCCTCTGGTAAAAGTTTATCTAAAAATGGGCGATAAGAAGCTAAAGAAACGAAGCACACTGGTAAAAAAACACGACGTTCCGCCAGTGTGGAATGAAGCTTTTAGCTTTGCTATTCCACACCGCATTTTACACAAAATTGAAGTActatttcaaatgaaacacaTCTCGGAGAGAGGAAAGAAAAGTTTGATAGGCAAAGTTGTGATTGGGTCGACGTCGAACGACGAAGCTGTGGACCACTGGAACGGTATGCTTACGTCTGCAACTTCTGTGGCGAGATGGCATCAACTGGAAGAAGAACTTTCCAGTGCGAAAAAGacaaagcaaaaagcaaactGA